The DNA region taaaacaGTTGCCTATGCCGTATTATGACCAATGTGAACATGTAGTTTGATATTACCATTGAATGTATGCAGTAGTAGAACACCATATATTCTCTGTCTACATGGTTTATAGACAATAGCTTGTGGCAATAACTGTGTGTCCTCTTCGTCCTCCAGACTGTTGCTACATTCAACCATTCCCTCAGACACAACAGAGTAAACCATGAATCCCTCTGCTGCTACATGTTTCTCTCTACATGCCTAGTAGAAACCACACAAAAACGCATATTTAGAAAATGTGACAAAAGCACTcgcataaataaaaaatatctatgTACAATTGTACCTGTAATATGGTTGGACTGACGTATTTCTGGTAAACAGCTGCAGGGTGGTCTGTTGTTTCACTAGACCGACGTTTCGTTTGTTCAAATAGTATGTATGACTGAACACCCTTCTCGAGTAGTTCTTTGTCTACAGGTGATAGTTTTAAAGATGGTGGAATAAGTACATCATGACTTTCTGAACAGGAACGCACAAACTGAGACACAGCAAGTATAATTTGACCCTGCTGGGAACCAGGATAGGATGTAGGATTAAATTTTCTATAGAGGGACAATATGTAAATGATTAGTGACCCTAAAATAacaaagtgagaaaaaaagaaaaaatgtataaagctGAACCTGTATTTTGCCAAGGCATCGTTTCGTATATGTTGCATTCGCTCTTCATACACAACATCATTACCGAGGAGGCAAGCTAATAGTGGTAAGTGAAAAACTGCCAATCCAAGGGTGTGGCATAGTCTCTGTCGGTCATATAGGACTGTGGTTAGAGTGTCGATCCTTAACTTTGCAGAAGACAGATACGGAGCACTGAAATCAATGCAATTTTAGTGATTAATAATCAATGAAAAATctatatataaatttaaaataacattgttATCAGCAAACCTGTCAAATATAATGAAGTCTGTGTCGTGTCCCAATATGCCCATGCAGTTGTGCTCACGTGCATAGCTGGCAATCTCATAGTCAGCTTCCCTCACTGAACAAAATACTTCCTGCCCCAATGATCTGATCAACAGAAAAATGTGTCAATAAATCTTCAAACCGACTAAAAGGACTTAATGAATTACTCACTTAAGAGCAAATCTGGTAAATGTTGCCAGACCAGAAGGCAAAACACTCATCTCTTGACAAGGCTGCTCTCCATAGGCTTTAATATGGGCAAATATTTTACACACATCACCATTTACTCTACGGCGCCTCTTTATCTGTGaagaataaaaatgtcaaagaaATAACAAATGTTCAGAGTCTATACATAAATTATTTTCTGACATTAGGTGTTACCCATGTTAGTCTCTTTTGCTCCTCCACAACTCCATCAAAGAAGAAGACTAATCTGATGCCCGCAGAAGTAATGGCTTCCACCCAGTTTTTCAGGATGGCCATATATTCTTTCCACTGTCCCCCGGACACCCAGTCTTTACAGGAGTACCAGTGACGCAGACATGCCATCCCATCCACGACCAGTGTGGGAACTGGATGTGAAATAGTTCATCATAAAAGGTTAAGCACATACTACAGACAAATAtagcaaataaaatcatcttTATCTGTCCTGTTCATTGAAAACATACATGGTGATGTTCATTAAATACACGTAATGGATCACAAGACATAACAAAAGTCACATAAACTATCCCATTTTGTACCAATACAACGGGTCAGGTTGTGTGCAGATGTACCTCcctgtggagcagagtgttgTTTTGCCATGTCCCTCAAGTGTACAGTCACACACGCTTCAGGACAGCAACGGTCCATAAAGCTTTGAAGGCCCTTCACACCCAtttctgtaaaataataataataataataataataataataatagtagtcaGTATAAACCATAGTTAAACGTTTAAACTGGGTCTTGTTTATAGTAGCCGCATTGTCTTTCTGCTAAATGCTAGCATCTAAACGCTCTTTTGTCACTTTGTCCATGCTAGCTTGCAGCTTTTAGACTGAATGATCGTCCTTGTTTATACTTATGCTACAATGTTTAGATAGTAACTTACTTAAATCccttctgtaaaaaaaacaaacaaaaaaacacaaacccgTGTTGCATTTACTTGGCCGAAATGCAAATTACTTCCTGTGGTTTGCGCGTGGCGTCACCGCGTAGCAAAACAAAGCACACGTGCTTGACGCATGGAGCCTAGAGCACAGGGTCTTTTTACACGGTGTAAGTGCAATCTTCAATTTGACAACCGCATTTTCACATATAATTGTGTAAATATTATGCAGTCATTGCCTATCAGCAGCTACTCAATTAAACGTGTAATTTCAATAGCGATTGAGTATTATTAATGCGCAGGTAGTCTGCTGCTTTAATTGAAAACTAAACAACAAAATTGACATGAATAAGAATAGACCATCGAGGTTTTGTGACAGCAGCGGTTCCAGACTCTTCAGGCTAGGATCAGAGGAGCTAATTGCTCCTCATGCTCTCCAAAAGAATGGGAGCTCTTTTCTGAAGTCACAAGCTATTAGGTCTATCTTCAAAACAAAGCACCCCCAGCCCTTCCACGCCATTGTTTGAGCAGAGctgaaataaagaaagagaCATATGCTGGCTGTCAGTCCAGCTGTCAGCATCAGTTGTTCCCTAGCCAGATGCTCTATGGACAGGGGAAACAATCCCCCGTCCAAACTTCACGAATAGATGTGCTATATCTGTCTCTTGTCTTTGGTAATCTTTCAGTTAGAACTTGGCCTTTTTAATTTGAAGCCATTATGCAGCAGACCAAACCTATCTCACATATAAAAGTTAAAGCATGAGCTACACAAGTAATTGGgtaataaaatatacacaacTTAACTGTAAACTGTGCATATTTAGATAAATAGTGTAAGGATGATTATGACAGTAGGGGTCCTGTTATAGATACAGACTACTTTCAGCTGCTCTGACTGGTCCTTGAACAGCTCTAGATCTCATTTTAGTTAAGAGCATTAGAATTATCAGACTGAAAAGCACAAAATATGAACACATGTGCTATTTGTATTCTGTATCTAAAACACTTACAGCATAATAATCAACTTATTTGAGCAGCAAAAACTATCTACAAAActatttgcattttttcatcTGCAATAGCAAGAAAGTGTTTTGTTCTTAAATCATCTCCTTTCTGAGCTTCCTTATAACCCCCTTGTCTAGAGTAAAGCTTGACCAGGAGAAACTGTGGCAGATGTTTCAGGAGCACACGATGGCCCTACCCCCAACACCTCCCATTTGTACTGGATCTGCAGTTAACCCCCGGAAAGAATTGACCACACAAGcacgcacatacacatacaaagCACACCGCTGCCCACATCTCGACCGGCTCAACAGTTGTCCAACTGAATGAACACTCACACAGTGCAGACCAAATCCCCTTGGTCTGCCTGATAGCAGCACACAGGGGTCAGGTCTGGTGTCAGCGTCCAGAGTGCAGTGTCTCTGGGCAGCTGGCCGGGCTAATCCTTCTGCTGGAGGCCACTGCTTCTCAAACTAAAGGCCAAGGACCCCTAGGGGGCACAGAGCAGCGATCTGAGGAAGCAGCACAATTTCACACTTATTGAAAAATATACAGTGTTTGGAAGAttacttttt from Periophthalmus magnuspinnatus isolate fPerMag1 chromosome 3, fPerMag1.2.pri, whole genome shotgun sequence includes:
- the fam120b gene encoding constitutive coactivator of peroxisome proliferator-activated receptor gamma, which codes for MGVKGLQSFMDRCCPEACVTVHLRDMAKQHSAPQGVPTLVVDGMACLRHWYSCKDWVSGGQWKEYMAILKNWVEAITSAGIRLVFFFDGVVEEQKRLTWIKRRRRVNGDVCKIFAHIKAYGEQPCQEMSVLPSGLATFTRFALKSLGQEVFCSVREADYEIASYAREHNCMGILGHDTDFIIFDSAPYLSSAKLRIDTLTTVLYDRQRLCHTLGLAVFHLPLLACLLGNDVVYEERMQHIRNDALAKYRKFNPTSYPGSQQGQIILAVSQFVRSCSESHDVLIPPSLKLSPVDKELLEKGVQSYILFEQTKRRSSETTDHPAAVYQKYVSPTILQACREKHVAAEGFMVYSVVSEGMVECSNSLEDEEDTQLLPQAIVYKPCRQRIYGVLLLHTFNDVDINPPPIKEWFVYPGNPLKEPELVPPIPLKIQCDHPGLDALWFGKEQEVSSLRLACFLAILDCQDFADLYGIIEEHLFVTLCLVTYITVQVQTMSQEDVDAYLSQAVCLTQKSPQELQQIKLPFLCSRVIQLGCLYVRGLSYLLGANCASGCPITSEALMPWNSFDGRLFHSKYLLAHSSVEDLVLLDNNPSCLSVFDTLRTKVKDVCLKKGRELQSRPRRDTPQFSFKTREDPRHKERHPDGEGLGNQLDPRGIHHSAERWRGRGEVRRRHQVYENRGRHSRGNYPSASQQHPDFYTQQYHNRGVPANRRDSRGRFNHRGRYHLAPRWSQPPPS